One part of the Salmo salar chromosome ssa10, Ssal_v3.1, whole genome shotgun sequence genome encodes these proteins:
- the ivns1abpa gene encoding influenza virus NS1A-binding protein homolog A isoform X1 has product MISNGYLIFEDETFLDSTVAKMNALRKSGQFCDVRLQVCGHELMAHRAVLACCSPYLFEIFNSDIEAHGVSHVTFEDLDPEAVEILLNYAYTAQLKADKVLVKEVYSAAKRLKMERVKQICGDYLLSKMDSQTAISFRNFASCMGDGRMLAKIDAYIQEHLLEVSEQEDFLKLPRLKLEVMLEDSLSLPSNGKLYNKVLNWVQRSLWENGGQLDRLMEEVQTLYYSADHKLLDGALIIEEHGVFGVGAEDHIQFVQKKPPRENSNTQRQLSSSSSGSTSPSGSSSNTPCRREWKYIASEKTTNNTYLCLAVLDGVLCVIFLHGRSSPQSSPSATPCLMKSLSFEAQPEELEEHPLTTMHYARSGLGTATLHGRLIAAGGYNREECLRTVECYDPKDDRWTFTAPMRTPRARFQMAVLMGQLYVMGGSNGHSDELSCGETYDPHTDTWAQVPELRTNRCNAGVCSLNNKLFVVGGSDPCGQKGLKNCDAFDPVTKTWNNCAPLNIRRHQAAVCELDGFMYVIGGAESWNCLNTVERYNPENNTWTLISPMNVARRGAGVAVYAGKLFVVGGFDGSHALRCVEVYDPARNEWRMLGSMTVARSNAGVAVLGDFICAMGGFDGNNFLNTLEVYDPETDEWSDCADALSSSA; this is encoded by the exons GTGTGTGGTCATGAGTTGATGGCCCACCGTGCTGTGCTGGCCTGCTGTAGCCCCTATCTGTTTGAGATCTTCAACAGCGACATCGAGGCTCACGGCGTGTCCCACGTCACCTTCGAAGACCTGGACCCAGAGGCTGTGGAGATCCTGCTCAACTACGCCTACACTGCCCA gttGAAGGCAGATAAGGTGTTGGTTAAGGAGGTCTACTCTGCAGCCAAAAGGCTCAAGATGGAACGAGTCAAGCAG ATCTGTGGCGACTACCTGCTGTCTAAGATGGATTCACAGACCGCCATCTCCTTCCGTAACTTTGCTAGCTGCATGGGAGATGGCCGCATGCTGGCCAAGATCGATGCCTACATCCAGGAACACCTGCTGGAGGTCTCAGAGCAGGAGGACTTCCTCAAACTGCCCCGCCTCAAG TTAGAAGTAATGCTGGAAGACAGCCTGAGCCTGCCCAGCAACGGCAAGCTCTACAACAAGGTGCTCAACTGGGTCCAGCGCAGTCTGTGGGAGAACGGAGGTCAACTGGATAGACTGATGGAGGAG GTGCAAACGCTGTACTATTCAGCCGACCACAAGCTGCTCGATGGCGCTCTCATCATTGAGGAACATGGGGTGTTTGGTGTTGGTGCAGAGGACCACATCCAGTTTGTGCAG AAGAAGCCCCCTCGTGAGAACAGCAACACCCAGAGACAGCTGAGCTCCAGCTCCTCCGGCAGCACCTCGCCCTCCGGATCCTCCTccaacacaccctgcaggagagagtgGAAGTATATCGCCTCCGAGAAGACCacca ACAACACTTACCTGTGTCTGGCCGTGCTagatggggtgttgtgtgtgatcTTTCTGCATGGCCGTAGCTCTCCCCAGAGCTCTCCCTCTGCGACACCCTGTCTGATGAAGAGCCTCAGCTTCGAGGCCCAGCCTGAGGAGCTGGAGGAACACCCGCTGACCACCATGCATTATGCCCGCTCTGGCCTGGGCACTGCCACCCTGCACGGCAGGCTCATCGCTGCAG GAGGGTATAACCGAGAGGAGTGCCTGAGGACGGTGGAGTGTTACGACCCCAAAGACGACCGTTGGACCTTCACCGCTCCCATGCGGACTCCCAGGGCTCGCTTCCAGATGGCAGTGCTTATG GGTCAGCTGTACGTGATGGGCGGCTCCAACGGCCACTCGGACGAGCTGAGCTGTGGGGAGACGTATGATCCGCACACTGACACGTGGGCTCAGGTGCCAGAGCTCCGGACCAACCGCTGCAACGCAGGTGTCTGCTCATTGAACAACAAGCTGTTCGTGGTGGGAGGGTCGGACCCCTGTGGGCAGAAAGGCCTGAAGAACTGTGACGCTTTTGACCCTGTGACCAAGACCTGGAACAACTGTGCTCCCCTCAACATCA GGAGGCACCAGGCTGCGGTGTGTGAGCTCGATGGCTTCATGTACGTGATTGGAGGTGCTGAGTCATGGAACTGCCTGAACACAGTGGAGCGTTACAACCCCGAGAACAACACCTGGACCCTGATCTCCCCCATGAACGTGGCCCGCAGGGGGGCTGGGGTGGCCGTCTACGCTG GGAAGCTTTTCGTGGTTGGTGGGTTTGACGGCTCCCATGCCCTGCGCTGTGTTGAGGTGTACGACCCAGCCCGTAATGAGTGGAGGATGCTCGGTAGCATGACCGTGGCACGCAGCAATGCGGGGGTAGCCGTGCTGGGTGATTTCATCTGCGCCATGGGCGGCTTCGACGGAAACAACTTCCTGAACACGCTGGAGGTTTACGACCCCGAGACGGATGAGTGGAGCGACTGCGCCGAtgccctctcctcctccgccTGA